A genomic region of Pseudopipra pipra isolate bDixPip1 chromosome W, bDixPip1.hap1, whole genome shotgun sequence contains the following coding sequences:
- the LOC135404390 gene encoding 5'-AMP-activated protein kinase catalytic subunit alpha-1-like — protein MAAADKQKHEHGRVKIGHYILGDTLGVGTFGKVKVGKHELTGHKVAVKILNRQKIRSLDVVGKIRREIQNLKLFRHPHIIKLYQVISTPTDIFMVMEYVSGGELFDYICKNGRLDEKESRRLFQQILSGVDYCHRHMVVHRDLKPENVLLDAHMNAKIADFGLSNMMSDGEFLRTSCGSPNYAAPEVISGRLYAGPEVDIWSSGVILYALLCGTLPFDDDHVPTLFKKICDGIFYTPQYLNPSVSSLLKHMLQVDPMKRATIRNIREHEWFKQDLPKYLFPEDPSYSSTMIDDEALKEVCEKFECTEEEVLSCLYGQNHQDPLVVAYHLIIDNRRIMNEAKDFYLATSPLDSFLDDHNLSRPHPERVPFLVAEAPRPRHTLDELNPQKSKHQGVRKAKWHLGIRSQSRPNDIMAEVCRAIKQLDYEWKVVNPYYLRVRRKNPVTNAYSKMSLQLYQVDSRTYLLDFRSIDDEITEAKSGTATPQRSGSVSNCRSCQKDSDADAQRKSADISLTPSVISSLDSSKADLTPRPGSHTIEFFEMCANLIKILAQ, from the exons atggcggcggcggaTAAGCAGAAGCACGAACACGGACGGGTGAAGATTGGGCACTATATCCTGGGCGACACGCTCGGCGTCGGTACCTTCGGCAAAGTCAAGG TTGGTAAACATGAATTAACTGGGCATAAAGTTGCAGTGAAGATCCTAAATCGACAGAAGATTCGCAGCCTTGATGTTGTAGGAAAAATCCGCAGGGAGATCCAGAACCTCAAACTCTTCAGACATCCTCATATAATTAAGCT GTACCAGGTCATCAGTACACCAACTGACATTTTCATGGTGATGGAATATGTTTCAGGAGGAGAACTGTTTGATTATATCTGTAAAAATGGAAGG CTTGATGAGAAGGAAAGTAGACGTCTGTTCCAGCAAATCCTTTCTGGTGTGGATTACTGTCACAGGCATATGGTAGTACATAGAGATCTGAAGCCTGAAAATGTGCTGCTTGATGCACACATGAATGCCAAGATAGCTGACTTTG GTCTATCAAATATGATGTCAGATGGAGAATTTTTAAGAACAAGCTGTGGTTCCCCTAACTATGCTGCACCAGAAGTAATTTCAGGAAG ATTATATGCAGGTCCAGAAGTAGATATTTGGAGCAGTGGGGTTATTCTCTATGCTTTGTTATGTGGAACACTTCCATTTGATGATGATCATGTACCAACCCTTTTTAAGAAGATATGTGATGGTATCTTTTATACCCCTCAATACCTGAATCCATCTGTATCTAGTCTTCTGAAACACATGCTGCAAGTAGATCCAATGAAGAGAGCAACAATCAGAAACATTAG aGAACATGAATGGTTTAAGCAGGACCTTCCCAAATACCTGTTTCCTGAAGACCCCTCATATAGTTCTACCATGATTGATGATGAAGCCTTAAAAGAAGTGTGTGAGAAGTTTGAATGCACTGAAGAGGAAGTGCTAAGTTGTCTATACGGCCAAAATCATCAGGACCCTTTAGTGGTTGCTTATCACCTCATTATAGATAATAGAAGGATAATGAATGAGGCCAAAGACTTCTACTTGGCTACAAGCCCACTGGATTCTTTTCTTGATGATCACAATCTGTCTCGACCTCATCCTGAAAGAGTGCCATTCTTAGTAGCTGAAGCACCACGTCCCCGCCATACTCTTGATGAGCTGAATCCACAGAAGTCAAAACACCAAGGTGTAAGAAAAGCGAAGTGGCACTTGGGAATACGGAGTCAGAGTCGACCAAATGATATCATGGCTGAAGTTTGTCGAGCAATTAAACAACTGGATTATGAATGGAAG GTTGTAAATCCATACTATTTGCGTGTTCGAAGGAAGAATCCAGTGACAAATGCATATTCCAAAATGAGTCTACAGTTGTATCAGGTGGACAGCAGGACATACTTACTGGACTTCCGTAGCATTGATG ATGAAATTACTGAAGCAAAATCTGGGACTGCAACTCCACAGAGATCAGGTTCTGTGAGCAACTGTAGATCCTGTCAAAAAGATTCAGATGCTGATGCACAAAGAAAATCTGCAGATATATCCCTTACACCATCAGTGATCTCTTCACTTGATTCTTCTAAAGCTGACTTAACTCCAAGACCAGGGAGTCATACAATAGAGTTCTTCGAGATGTGTGCAAATCTTATTAAAATACTTGCacaataa